From a region of the Labrus mixtus unplaced genomic scaffold, fLabMix1.1 SCAFFOLD_231, whole genome shotgun sequence genome:
- the LOC132960637 gene encoding LOW QUALITY PROTEIN: cytochrome b-like (The sequence of the model RefSeq protein was modified relative to this genomic sequence to represent the inferred CDS: substituted 6 bases at 6 genomic stop codons) gives MNSPTLVSNLKNQILLPVPINIHSMXNFGSILGIVLISQILTGLFLAMHFSRDINTAFLRVDHIIRDVNGGXFLRITHANGASAFFICIYLHIARGIYFGSYKIRLTXIIGVILFLVSMATAFLGYVLPXGQIRFWGATVITNLVSVIPYLGEDIITXVXGGFSVGGATLSRFFRLHFILPFVILGLVLSHFIALHSTGRSNPLGLPSDKNKIYFHPYHTFKDLSGLLMFAFLMFFLIFFAP, from the coding sequence atgaATTCCCCTACTTTAGTGTCTAATTTAAAGAATCAAATTTTACTCCCTGTTCCGATTAATATCCACTCCATGTGAAACTTCGGGTCAATACTGGGAATTGTTTTAATATCTCAAATTTTAACTGGACTATTTTTAGCTATGCATTTTTCAAGGGATATTAACACTGCATTTTTGAGAGTTGACCACATTATACGAGATGTTAACGGTGGGTGATTTTTACGAATAACCCATGCTAATGGGGCCAGTGCTTTTTTTATCTGCATATATCTTCATATTGCTCGAGGAATCTACTTTGGGTCATATAAAATAAGATTAACTTGAATTATTGGTGTTATTCTTTTCCTGGTGTCAATGGCTACAGCTTTCTTGGGTTATGTATTACCTTGAGGACAAATAAGGTTTTGGGGAGCTACAGTTATTACTAACTTGGTATCTGTTATTCCTTATCTAGGAGAGGATATTATTACCTGAGTCTGAGGTGGATTTTCTGTTGGAGGGGCAACCTTAAGCCGATTTTTtaggttacattttattttaccatttGTTATTTTAGGCCTTGTTTTAAGCCATTTTATTGCTTTACACTCAACGGGAAGATCAAACCCCCTGGGTCTTCCttctgataaaaataaaatttattTTCACCCGTATCACACCTTTAAAGATTTATCTG